One window from the genome of Spirosoma rhododendri encodes:
- a CDS encoding lysophospholipid acyltransferase family protein yields MLFFRLLARLPLSFLHGLSTFLSVVLHRLVRYRRAVIEENLRQSFPEKTPAEIQAITKAFYLNFTDLIVETIKLPGLAADDLQKRMVCLNTELPMAWFQKGLPVLVMTSHTANWEWTAPSLVVQGLPSDSIYKTLSSPFANDLMQIIRSRFGAVPVSMKELPRRLVAAKNTPRLIGMVADQVPDIPEYAHWTDFLHHDTPFYPGSERLARSRNLPVIYADLRRVKRGYYELTFRPLAEPPYADLPLGSIIDNYRDQLEKTIRAKPSDWLWSHKRWKHWRGKYSFLDPKLT; encoded by the coding sequence CGGCCTGTCGACATTCCTGTCGGTAGTGCTACACCGTCTCGTTCGCTACCGGCGGGCAGTTATCGAAGAGAATCTGCGGCAGTCGTTTCCGGAAAAGACACCCGCCGAGATTCAGGCCATCACCAAAGCCTTTTACCTCAACTTCACCGACCTGATTGTCGAGACAATCAAGTTGCCGGGGCTGGCGGCCGACGACCTGCAAAAACGCATGGTCTGCCTGAATACCGAACTACCTATGGCCTGGTTTCAGAAAGGACTGCCCGTTCTTGTCATGACCTCACATACCGCCAACTGGGAGTGGACGGCTCCATCACTGGTAGTGCAGGGGCTTCCATCCGACAGTATCTACAAGACGCTCAGCAGTCCGTTTGCCAACGATCTGATGCAGATTATCCGCAGCCGGTTCGGGGCTGTGCCGGTATCGATGAAAGAGTTGCCCCGCCGACTGGTTGCGGCTAAAAATACCCCCCGCCTGATTGGTATGGTGGCCGATCAGGTGCCCGACATCCCGGAATATGCCCACTGGACGGACTTTCTGCACCACGACACGCCATTTTACCCCGGCTCCGAACGCTTGGCGCGAAGCCGTAACCTGCCCGTTATTTATGCTGACCTGCGACGGGTGAAGCGCGGCTACTACGAACTGACGTTCCGCCCGCTGGCCGAGCCACCCTACGCCGACCTGCCCCTTGGCAGCATCATCGATAACTACCGCGATCAGCTGGAGAAGACCATCCGCGCGAAGCCGTCCGACTGGCTATGGTCGCACAAACGCTGGAAGCACTGGCGCGGCAAATACAGCTTCCTCGACCCCAAACTGACCTGA
- the ispG gene encoding (E)-4-hydroxy-3-methylbut-2-enyl-diphosphate synthase gives MSDSFTASSGTTAPATSSFFYTPSLTEYVRRKTSTVTIGDVPMGADYPIRVQSMTTIDTMDTAGSIEQSIRMIEAGCEYIRITAPSVKEAQNLENIRNGLRARGYTTPLVADIHFTPNAAELAARIVEKVRINPGNYADRKRFEFIDYTDAAYAAELERIRAKFLPLVRICKEYGTAMRIGTNHGSLSDRILSRYGDTPVGMVESALEFLRICEDEQYFNIVLSMKSSNPQVMVQAYRLLVQRLDEEGLKPYPLHLGVTEAGEAEDGRIKSALGIGTLLEDGIGDTVRVSLTEEPEREAPVAQALIDRYTNRAAQSQPIPAVTDYPINPYQYTRRATQEVANFGGINVPRVIADYSRTPVTTHDDLHPIGHFYLPVPDKWRMNDLGADYIYTGLTPAAFMLPNGLKEVLDYTVWQTAPDPVNTLPMLTANEYLTAKLSQEPLHERLNFVRCTWDDLSDDLLDQLRTEQTVVLVISTDNAHAMAELRRLVVELMNKHISTPVVIWRSYVNASDVELPLFAATDAGGLLIDGLGDGIMLSTDSITDADRKRLNELSFGILQAARTRITKTEYISCPSCGRTLFDLQETTAMIRQRTDHLKGVKIGIMGCIVNGPGEMADADYGYVGIGRDKIALYRGQEVIKKSVPADRAVDELIELIREDSRWIEPELTPAN, from the coding sequence ATGTCTGACTCATTCACCGCTTCATCCGGCACTACCGCCCCGGCCACTTCATCCTTTTTCTATACCCCTTCGCTGACGGAATACGTCCGTCGAAAAACCAGCACCGTCACCATCGGCGACGTACCGATGGGGGCCGATTATCCCATCCGGGTGCAGTCGATGACAACCATCGATACGATGGATACGGCCGGGTCGATTGAGCAGTCGATCAGGATGATCGAAGCGGGCTGCGAATACATCCGTATCACGGCCCCGAGCGTGAAGGAAGCGCAGAATCTGGAGAACATCCGCAATGGGCTACGCGCGCGGGGCTACACAACCCCGCTGGTGGCCGACATCCACTTCACACCCAACGCGGCCGAACTGGCAGCCCGGATCGTGGAGAAAGTCAGGATCAACCCCGGCAACTACGCCGACCGCAAGCGGTTTGAATTTATCGACTACACCGATGCGGCCTATGCCGCCGAACTGGAGCGCATCCGGGCGAAATTTCTGCCGCTGGTGCGTATCTGTAAAGAATACGGTACGGCTATGCGGATCGGTACCAACCACGGCTCCCTCTCCGACCGGATTCTAAGCCGTTACGGCGACACACCGGTGGGCATGGTGGAATCGGCACTGGAGTTTCTGCGCATCTGCGAAGACGAGCAGTACTTCAATATCGTATTGTCGATGAAGTCGAGTAACCCGCAGGTGATGGTACAGGCGTACCGGCTATTGGTGCAGCGGCTGGACGAGGAAGGGCTGAAACCGTATCCGTTGCACCTGGGCGTGACGGAAGCGGGTGAAGCCGAAGACGGCCGGATCAAGTCGGCGCTGGGGATCGGTACGCTGCTGGAAGACGGTATCGGCGATACGGTGCGGGTATCACTGACAGAAGAGCCCGAACGCGAAGCCCCCGTGGCGCAGGCCCTAATCGACCGGTACACGAACCGGGCGGCCCAGAGTCAACCAATTCCTGCCGTTACAGATTACCCAATCAACCCCTACCAGTACACCCGCCGGGCGACGCAGGAAGTGGCTAATTTCGGCGGGATAAATGTGCCGCGCGTCATCGCCGATTACAGCCGGACACCCGTTACAACGCACGACGACCTCCACCCCATCGGTCATTTTTACCTGCCCGTTCCCGACAAGTGGCGCATGAACGATCTGGGTGCCGACTACATCTACACCGGCCTGACACCCGCAGCCTTTATGCTCCCGAACGGGCTGAAAGAAGTTCTGGACTATACCGTCTGGCAAACCGCTCCCGACCCGGTCAACACGCTTCCGATGTTGACGGCAAACGAGTACCTGACGGCCAAACTGTCGCAGGAGCCGCTACACGAGCGTCTGAATTTTGTCCGCTGCACATGGGACGATCTGTCTGACGATCTCCTCGATCAGTTGCGGACGGAGCAGACGGTCGTGCTGGTAATCTCGACCGATAATGCCCACGCGATGGCTGAACTTCGGCGGCTGGTGGTTGAACTGATGAATAAGCACATCAGTACGCCCGTCGTGATCTGGCGCAGCTACGTCAACGCGTCCGATGTTGAGCTGCCGCTGTTTGCCGCAACCGACGCGGGCGGCCTGCTGATCGACGGGCTAGGTGATGGCATCATGCTATCGACCGACAGCATCACCGATGCTGACAGGAAGCGGCTCAACGAACTATCATTCGGCATCTTGCAGGCGGCTCGGACGCGCATTACCAAAACCGAATACATTTCCTGCCCGTCCTGCGGCCGAACGCTGTTCGATTTGCAGGAAACGACCGCTATGATCAGGCAGCGTACCGATCACCTGAAGGGCGTCAAGATCGGGATCATGGGTTGTATCGTAAACGGACCGGGCGAAATGGCCGATGCAGACTATGGCTACGTCGGCATTGGGCGTGATAAAATTGCGCTTTATCGCGGGCAGGAAGTCATCAAGAAATCGGTACCTGCCGACCGCGCCGTCGATGAACTGATCGAGCTGATTCGCGAGGACAGCCGCTGGATCGAGCCCGAACTGACACCGGCGAACTAG
- a CDS encoding DUF6728 family protein, with product MNKLIDYFRIGPVFRYFINVFRKPGPNRPSSVNLRMMHGINRISILMFLFAVIVYTVRHCVR from the coding sequence GTGAACAAACTGATTGATTATTTCCGTATTGGTCCTGTGTTTCGGTACTTCATCAACGTGTTTCGCAAACCCGGTCCGAACCGACCATCTAGTGTGAACCTGCGGATGATGCACGGCATCAACCGCATCTCAATTCTTATGTTTCTCTTCGCCGTCATCGTCTACACGGTTCGGCACTGTGTCCGATGA
- a CDS encoding MmcQ/YjbR family DNA-binding protein: MNTETLRQYCISKPGATESFPFDESTLVFKVGGKMFALLDIESSPTTINLKCDPERAVQLRDEHPAVAPGFHMSKRHWNTVTLGSALRSSDLHEWVDHSYELVVKSLTKASQAELAGN, translated from the coding sequence ATGAATACCGAAACGCTGCGACAGTACTGCATCAGTAAGCCGGGTGCCACGGAGTCATTTCCCTTCGACGAATCGACGCTGGTATTTAAGGTCGGTGGAAAAATGTTCGCGCTGCTTGACATTGAGAGCAGCCCCACGACGATCAACCTTAAGTGCGATCCTGAACGGGCCGTGCAGTTGCGGGATGAGCACCCGGCGGTTGCGCCTGGCTTCCACATGAGCAAGCGGCACTGGAACACGGTTACGCTCGGTAGCGCGCTCCGCAGCAGCGATCTCCACGAGTGGGTCGACCACTCGTATGAACTGGTGGTAAAGTCGCTGACAAAAGCATCGCAGGCCGAGTTAGCGGGCAACTAA
- a CDS encoding tetratricopeptide repeat protein, whose amino-acid sequence MEVALLCTMFVLYLTIRYYLIDHDTPADKDRKRFEAGITMVQERDYLAAHAYFDDAVRQNPKSALAYAYRGKCQLAQENHHSAIFDLTQALNRDNTLADCYLDRGIAYYQLEEFTEAFREFDKAVWHFRDEKPDAYRWRALARVQVRQLPQAENDLRRAVMLGDENSFHLLLQPPFTRPVYHRK is encoded by the coding sequence ATGGAAGTAGCACTGCTCTGTACGATGTTCGTACTGTACCTGACCATCCGGTACTACCTTATCGACCATGATACCCCGGCAGATAAGGATCGGAAACGGTTTGAAGCCGGTATCACCATGGTACAGGAGCGCGACTACCTGGCGGCTCATGCTTATTTTGATGATGCCGTTCGGCAGAATCCGAAATCGGCCCTGGCTTACGCGTACCGGGGCAAGTGCCAGCTGGCGCAGGAAAACCACCATTCCGCCATCTTCGACCTGACGCAGGCCCTCAACCGCGATAACACCCTGGCCGACTGCTACCTCGACCGGGGCATAGCTTACTATCAGCTAGAGGAGTTTACCGAAGCGTTCCGCGAATTCGACAAGGCCGTCTGGCACTTCCGCGACGAAAAACCCGACGCGTACCGCTGGCGTGCGCTGGCCCGGGTTCAGGTGCGTCAGCTTCCACAAGCTGAAAACGACCTGCGCCGGGCGGTGATGCTGGGCGACGAAAACTCATTCCACCTCCTGCTTCAGCCCCCCTTCACCCGCCCGGTTTACCACCGGAAATAA
- a CDS encoding DUF429 domain-containing protein: MYLGIDGCRGGWIVAMIDEDKTLSYLFVSSLDDLPEMPIRLALIDMPLEFADHAYRPCEVAAQKLLGPKKRSSVFLTPHRSAVYATDYAEANRMNRLHLGNGLSIQSWNICPKIKEAARFIATRTDLPLVEAHPELCFYFLNNRQPLLSKKALPAGTADRLTLIAAQAADYPAVIANTMRVTKRKDVKPDDIIDATILAIRASASDIQVVPADKRIGDRGAILY, translated from the coding sequence ATGTATCTGGGAATAGATGGTTGCCGGGGCGGCTGGATTGTGGCTATGATCGACGAGGATAAAACGCTCAGTTACCTGTTTGTATCCTCGCTGGACGACCTGCCAGAAATGCCGATTCGGCTCGCCCTGATCGACATGCCGCTGGAATTTGCCGACCACGCGTATCGCCCCTGCGAGGTAGCGGCTCAAAAGCTGTTGGGACCGAAGAAGAGGTCATCTGTCTTTCTGACGCCACACCGCTCGGCCGTTTATGCCACTGACTATGCCGAAGCAAACCGCATGAATCGGCTCCATCTTGGTAACGGTTTGTCGATACAAAGCTGGAATATCTGCCCCAAGATTAAAGAAGCAGCCCGGTTTATCGCCACCCGCACCGACCTGCCGCTGGTCGAAGCCCACCCAGAACTCTGCTTTTACTTTCTCAACAACCGGCAACCGTTGCTGTCGAAAAAAGCACTGCCAGCGGGTACCGCTGACCGGCTGACACTTATTGCGGCCCAGGCTGCTGATTATCCGGCTGTAATCGCGAATACGATGCGCGTTACGAAACGAAAAGACGTAAAACCAGACGACATCATCGACGCAACAATCCTCGCCATACGGGCCAGCGCGTCTGACATTCAGGTGGTTCCGGCCGATAAGCGCATCGGCGACCGGGGAGCCATTCTGTACTAG
- a CDS encoding SDR family NAD(P)-dependent oxidoreductase, whose translation MNELPITQSVLDLFRLTGQTALIIGGNRGLGLSMAQALAEAGANLVIAARDAATNQQAVELLTARYGIECISTVCDVTDEHSIDATVARAVERFGKIDILINSAGINIRGPIETLSPADFTSVQQVNVTGTWLACRAVVPVMKQQGYGRIVNMGSMLALTAMTDRTPYATSKGAVLQLTRALAMELAKEGITVNAILPGPFATDINLPLLNDPEKYQAFVNKIPMGRWGELHEIGGIALFLASRASGYVTGAGFSVDGGWVAQ comes from the coding sequence ATGAACGAACTACCGATAACACAAAGCGTTTTAGACCTCTTCCGGCTAACCGGACAAACGGCACTGATAATCGGTGGCAACCGAGGACTGGGCCTGTCTATGGCGCAGGCACTGGCCGAAGCCGGAGCCAACCTTGTTATTGCCGCCCGCGATGCAGCCACCAACCAGCAGGCGGTCGAACTGCTCACGGCGCGCTACGGAATCGAGTGCATCAGCACGGTGTGCGACGTAACAGACGAACACAGCATCGACGCCACCGTGGCCCGCGCCGTGGAGCGGTTCGGAAAAATTGACATACTGATAAACTCGGCGGGCATCAACATCAGAGGCCCCATCGAAACGCTTTCGCCTGCCGATTTCACCAGCGTGCAACAGGTCAACGTCACCGGTACCTGGCTGGCCTGCCGCGCGGTAGTGCCGGTAATGAAACAGCAGGGCTACGGCCGGATTGTCAATATGGGCTCGATGCTCGCACTGACGGCAATGACCGACCGCACGCCCTACGCCACCAGCAAAGGCGCTGTTCTGCAACTGACCCGCGCCCTGGCTATGGAATTGGCCAAAGAAGGCATCACGGTCAACGCCATTCTGCCCGGCCCGTTTGCGACCGACATAAACCTGCCGCTGCTGAACGACCCCGAAAAGTACCAGGCCTTCGTTAACAAAATCCCGATGGGACGCTGGGGCGAACTGCACGAGATTGGCGGTATCGCGCTGTTTCTGGCCAGCCGGGCCTCCGGCTACGTCACAGGGGCGGGCTTCTCGGTCGACGGGGGCTGGGTGGCTCAGTAA
- a CDS encoding NAD-dependent epimerase/dehydratase family protein yields the protein MTKMRLLFTGGSGKAGKHVVPYLLNQGHKVLNVDLTPLDHPGVENLIVDVTDSGQVFNAMSSYVGFAELEPGHGVPKFDAVVHFAAIPRILLKPDNETFRVNTIGTYNVIEAAVKLGIKKIIIASSETTYGICFSDGQTDPHVLPLEEDYDVDPMDSYGMSKVVNEKTARSFQRRSGVDIYALRIGNVIEPHEYAELFPHYFAHPEVRRRNAFCYIDARDLGQIVDLCLQKDGLGFQIFNAGNDHNGAIIPTKELAARFFPNVPITREMGENEALFSNRKIRDVLGFREQHNWRKYVKAEPGE from the coding sequence ATGACCAAGATGCGATTACTTTTTACGGGCGGATCGGGCAAAGCCGGCAAACACGTCGTTCCCTACCTGCTCAATCAGGGGCATAAAGTGCTGAACGTCGACCTGACGCCCCTCGACCATCCCGGGGTTGAGAACCTAATTGTCGATGTCACGGACTCCGGACAGGTGTTCAATGCCATGAGTTCGTATGTTGGGTTTGCTGAACTGGAACCGGGTCATGGCGTGCCCAAATTTGACGCGGTGGTCCATTTCGCGGCCATACCCCGAATCCTGCTCAAACCGGACAACGAAACGTTTCGAGTCAACACGATAGGTACCTATAACGTGATCGAAGCGGCTGTGAAGCTGGGTATCAAAAAGATCATTATCGCGTCGTCGGAAACTACTTACGGTATCTGTTTTTCGGACGGGCAAACTGATCCCCACGTGTTGCCGCTCGAAGAAGATTACGACGTTGACCCCATGGACAGCTACGGCATGTCGAAGGTGGTCAACGAAAAAACGGCCCGCAGCTTCCAGCGACGGTCGGGGGTGGATATTTATGCCCTGCGCATTGGCAACGTGATCGAGCCGCACGAATACGCCGAACTGTTTCCTCACTATTTCGCGCACCCCGAAGTGCGACGCCGGAATGCTTTCTGCTACATCGACGCGCGGGATCTGGGGCAGATTGTGGATTTATGCCTGCAAAAAGACGGTCTTGGCTTTCAGATTTTCAACGCCGGAAACGATCATAACGGAGCCATTATTCCGACCAAAGAACTGGCGGCACGATTCTTTCCCAACGTACCTATCACGCGCGAAATGGGGGAGAACGAAGCGTTGTTTTCCAATCGTAAAATCCGGGACGTACTGGGCTTCAGGGAGCAGCACAACTGGCGGAAATACGTGAAAGCCGAGCCTGGGGAATAA
- a CDS encoding thioredoxin domain-containing protein, translating into MKKILIMLLLTHLAMGQKTASKSGGIQFKSTPVAGLFQEARRTGKPVFIEIFSPTCHICQSFIPTLADSRVGRYYNDKFLSTKLDIALPSTQQFLASQRIFVPSLPLFLYFDPQQNMVHFAMSNNSVDEVIRQGTVALNPQTRSQNMKSRYQQGERAANFLIDYAMLCRITKDTASGIAAMNDYAKTQSAANYANQTNYLALQKLVLDFENPMAQYMIDNLSKYKRYDNENITAYNVAENIIMSSLYSSRGAQYPVSKVIQVKQDLIKIGVDPKQAANRTLLPEVNAYFRAKQTAKAAERMDNQVNSNQLSVPEYIYIAHLFNRSSPDASDVPTVVKWTSKGLAMRPPAKEQSDLYYEQAEAYRRAGKAADARAAAQKSMELARTSGISTARNTEQLGRLK; encoded by the coding sequence ATGAAAAAAATCCTGATAATGCTTCTGCTGACGCATCTGGCGATGGGTCAGAAAACCGCGTCAAAGTCGGGTGGAATTCAGTTTAAGTCGACGCCGGTCGCCGGTTTGTTTCAGGAAGCCCGCCGGACGGGAAAACCGGTATTCATCGAGATCTTCTCGCCGACCTGCCATATCTGCCAAAGCTTCATACCGACGCTTGCCGACAGCCGGGTTGGCCGGTATTACAACGACAAGTTTCTAAGCACGAAGCTGGATATTGCTCTGCCGTCGACGCAGCAGTTTCTGGCCAGCCAACGGATTTTTGTGCCGTCGCTGCCGCTGTTTCTGTACTTCGACCCGCAGCAGAACATGGTCCACTTCGCGATGAGCAATAACTCGGTCGATGAGGTGATCCGGCAGGGGACGGTGGCGCTCAACCCGCAGACGCGCAGCCAGAATATGAAATCGCGCTACCAGCAGGGGGAGCGTGCCGCCAATTTCCTGATCGACTACGCCATGTTGTGCCGCATTACCAAAGACACGGCATCGGGTATCGCGGCCATGAACGACTACGCCAAAACACAATCGGCGGCCAACTACGCTAACCAGACCAACTATCTGGCGTTGCAAAAGCTGGTGCTCGATTTTGAGAACCCGATGGCGCAGTACATGATCGACAACTTGAGCAAGTACAAACGGTACGACAACGAGAACATAACGGCTTATAACGTGGCCGAGAATATTATCATGTCGTCGTTGTACAGCAGCCGGGGCGCGCAATACCCGGTTAGCAAAGTGATACAGGTCAAGCAGGATCTGATTAAGATCGGGGTCGACCCGAAACAGGCTGCCAACCGGACGCTGTTGCCCGAGGTGAACGCTTATTTCCGGGCGAAGCAGACCGCCAAAGCGGCTGAGCGGATGGATAATCAGGTGAACTCGAACCAGCTATCGGTGCCTGAATACATCTACATCGCGCACCTGTTCAACCGCTCCAGCCCCGACGCCAGCGACGTGCCGACCGTAGTGAAATGGACGAGCAAAGGCTTAGCCATGCGCCCACCGGCGAAAGAGCAGTCGGATCTGTATTACGAGCAGGCCGAAGCGTATCGCCGGGCCGGTAAAGCCGCCGACGCCCGCGCAGCCGCGCAGAAATCAATGGAGCTGGCCCGCACCAGCGGCATCAGCACCGCCCGCAACACCGAGCAACTGGGCCGGTTGAAGTAG
- the gldC gene encoding gliding motility protein GldC yields the protein MKKSDIHFTVELDNQNIPDKIYWDATENPNEGLSDTRAIAIALWDHYKTGTLKIDLWTKDMEVIDMKRFLIEIMSGIADTAINATNDKQMATDIESTCRVLSKRLDEEIKQQRQQN from the coding sequence ATGAAAAAGTCAGACATTCACTTTACCGTCGAACTCGACAACCAGAATATTCCCGACAAAATCTATTGGGACGCCACCGAAAACCCCAACGAAGGGCTGAGCGATACCCGCGCTATCGCCATCGCGCTCTGGGATCATTATAAAACCGGTACGCTCAAAATCGATCTCTGGACCAAAGACATGGAAGTGATCGATATGAAGCGGTTCCTGATCGAAATCATGAGCGGTATTGCTGACACGGCCATCAACGCTACCAACGACAAGCAGATGGCGACCGACATCGAGAGCACCTGCCGGGTGCTGAGCAAGCGGCTCGACGAGGAAATCAAGCAGCAACGTCAACAGAACTAA
- a CDS encoding ArsC family reductase, producing the protein MYTLYAIPNCDTVKKARTWLAENDIDYQFHDYKKQGVDRLTLVRWLTQMPWTQLVNQNGQTWRKLPEAERPTNADDAIDLMLAKPSVIRRPLIEQNGRVVALGFSAEQYTEAFV; encoded by the coding sequence ATGTACACCCTTTACGCCATTCCCAACTGCGATACGGTTAAGAAAGCCCGGACGTGGCTGGCCGAAAACGACATCGACTACCAATTTCACGACTATAAAAAGCAGGGTGTCGACCGGCTGACGCTGGTGCGCTGGCTGACGCAGATGCCGTGGACACAGCTTGTCAATCAGAACGGGCAAACGTGGCGGAAACTGCCGGAGGCCGAACGACCCACCAATGCCGACGACGCCATCGACCTGATGCTGGCGAAACCGTCGGTGATTCGTCGGCCGCTGATCGAACAAAACGGGCGGGTTGTGGCGTTGGGTTTTTCAGCGGAGCAATACACGGAAGCCTTCGTGTAG
- a CDS encoding group III truncated hemoglobin, which translates to MTKRLLDSPEAIRLLVDSFYEKIQVDPLLGPIFTDVAQVDWSHHLPKMYAFWENIILGNNAYHGHPFQPHLLVNQKHTLGVEHFERWLQLFTKTLDERFEGQTADDVRLRATQIAVVWNRKLEYLNGV; encoded by the coding sequence ATGACCAAACGCCTGCTCGATTCGCCGGAAGCTATCCGGCTTTTAGTCGATTCCTTCTACGAAAAAATTCAGGTCGACCCGCTGCTGGGGCCGATCTTCACCGACGTCGCGCAGGTCGACTGGTCGCATCACCTACCCAAGATGTATGCGTTCTGGGAGAACATCATTCTGGGCAACAACGCGTATCACGGCCACCCGTTTCAGCCGCATCTGCTCGTCAACCAGAAACACACGCTGGGCGTTGAGCATTTCGAGCGGTGGCTCCAGTTATTTACAAAAACGCTGGACGAGCGCTTCGAGGGCCAAACCGCCGACGACGTCCGCCTACGGGCCACCCAGATCGCCGTCGTCTGGAACCGTAAGCTGGAGTATTTAAATGGGGTTTAA
- a CDS encoding DUF4197 domain-containing protein has translation MNKMICLAVCLTPLFVTPALAQDSSKTQPAKRGILGQILDQVTGGSTASISGLSASEIASGLKQALEIGASNGSAQASATDGFFKNSLIKIAFPPDAQKVAARLRQIGLGPQVDKFELSLNRAAEDAAKKAKPVFVKAITSMSIQDAVGILRGSDTAATAYLRRTSGQELVAQFTPIVDSTLKLNRATQYYGDLVNTYNRLPFVQKVNPDLTQYATGKAVDGLFILVAQEEKKIRVNPAARVTELLKRVFSKQ, from the coding sequence ATGAACAAGATGATTTGTCTGGCGGTTTGCCTGACCCCGCTTTTTGTAACGCCCGCATTGGCGCAGGACTCCTCGAAAACGCAGCCCGCCAAGCGCGGTATACTTGGACAGATACTCGATCAGGTGACGGGCGGCAGCACGGCCTCTATCAGTGGGCTGAGTGCCAGTGAAATTGCGTCGGGGCTGAAACAGGCGCTGGAAATCGGGGCCAGCAATGGCTCGGCGCAGGCGTCGGCGACAGACGGTTTTTTCAAGAACTCACTGATTAAAATTGCCTTCCCCCCCGACGCGCAGAAGGTGGCGGCCCGGCTCCGGCAGATTGGCCTGGGGCCCCAGGTTGATAAGTTTGAACTGTCGCTGAACCGGGCAGCCGAAGATGCCGCCAAAAAAGCCAAACCTGTGTTCGTGAAAGCCATCACGTCGATGAGCATTCAGGACGCTGTGGGTATTCTGCGCGGTTCCGATACGGCTGCAACGGCTTACCTGCGCCGGACATCGGGGCAGGAACTGGTAGCCCAGTTTACGCCCATCGTCGACAGTACGCTCAAACTAAACCGGGCTACGCAATACTACGGCGATCTGGTTAACACCTACAACCGCCTGCCGTTTGTACAGAAAGTAAACCCCGACCTGACGCAGTACGCGACCGGCAAAGCCGTCGACGGTCTGTTTATTCTGGTCGCGCAGGAGGAGAAGAAAATCCGCGTCAACCCAGCCGCCCGCGTCACGGAACTGCTGAAGCGGGTGTTTAGTAAGCAGTAG